One window from the genome of Marinobacter sp. ANT_B65 encodes:
- a CDS encoding penicillin-binding protein 1A, with product MSHLLRTSRLFAWLFLTGLSASIIVGSGFYLYLRPGLPPVEQLLDIKLQTPLRVYSKDNRLIAEFGEKRRAPITIEQIPTIQLQAFMAAEDSRFYEHFGVDIKGLARAAIELVTTGSIQSGGSTITMQVAKNYFLSRDRTFIRKFNEILLAVQIERELDKNRILELYLNKIYLGNRAYGIAAAARVYYNKPVSELSLAQMAMLAGLPKAPSAYNPLANPQRALIRRDWILGRMKELGFISPDAYELAVNAPLTATYNATEAEVDADYVAEMARAEMVRRFGEEAYTDGYTVTLTVDSKDQQAATDALRNGLEAYDRRHGFRGAVDQLDTETLSSGNLSSIMLNYPRIESLMPAVVTSVTDDKNEALAHVRRFGPAVIPFESMQWASRYKTENWTGPKPKKPSDVVSVGDVVYVRVDELPQAPSAATESATAPNETGEPGNDSTPGIGQPTRVSLMQTPKAEGALISLEAKTGAIKALAGGYSFRQSKYNRAMQARRQPGSTFKPFLYLAALESGMTPATIYNDAPIVFDDSQLESSWRPENSSGQFYGPTPLREALYRSRNLVSIRLLRDIGISQTLDYLKQLKVPTENMPRDLSLSLGSGQLSPMELARGLAVIANGGYDVEPFLIQNISDVNGETIFQAPEVILCNRNCNTSDEETTNPDDENRTSPAVTTETTPETRVMRRLADERSVYILHSMLQDVVRRGTGRRALALGRDDIAGKTGTTNEQRDTWFVGFNHNLATTVWVGFDQPAPLGRREFGASTALPIWVDYMKVALEGAPSAFMPRPNGIVNIRINPETGKRARPGEQGVFEIFKEEDAPAPLAADDTNPDGTHGNGDDLSRQIF from the coding sequence ATGTCTCATTTGTTGCGTACTTCTCGCCTTTTTGCATGGTTATTTCTCACCGGACTGAGCGCCTCCATTATTGTAGGCTCAGGCTTCTATCTCTACCTTCGTCCGGGCCTCCCTCCCGTGGAGCAACTTCTGGACATAAAACTCCAGACACCGCTTCGGGTATACAGCAAAGACAACAGATTAATAGCAGAATTCGGTGAAAAGAGAAGGGCACCGATCACAATCGAACAGATCCCCACAATTCAGTTACAAGCCTTTATGGCAGCGGAAGACTCACGATTTTACGAGCACTTCGGGGTCGACATCAAAGGCCTGGCGCGGGCTGCCATCGAACTGGTCACTACCGGTTCGATCCAATCTGGCGGCAGCACCATCACAATGCAGGTTGCAAAAAATTACTTTTTGTCACGCGACCGGACGTTTATTCGTAAGTTCAATGAGATACTTCTGGCAGTTCAGATAGAACGTGAACTGGACAAAAACCGGATCCTTGAACTTTACCTGAACAAAATTTACCTGGGCAACCGAGCCTACGGTATCGCCGCCGCCGCCCGGGTTTATTACAACAAACCCGTCAGCGAACTTTCCCTTGCACAAATGGCCATGCTGGCAGGCCTGCCAAAAGCCCCCTCCGCCTACAACCCGCTGGCAAACCCGCAGCGCGCACTGATTCGCAGAGACTGGATTCTTGGCAGGATGAAAGAACTTGGCTTTATTAGCCCGGACGCCTATGAGCTAGCCGTAAATGCGCCGCTAACAGCCACCTACAACGCCACTGAAGCAGAAGTAGACGCCGACTACGTCGCCGAAATGGCGCGGGCTGAAATGGTAAGACGCTTTGGCGAAGAAGCCTATACCGATGGATATACCGTTACGCTGACGGTCGACAGCAAAGACCAGCAAGCAGCCACGGACGCACTCAGAAACGGCCTTGAAGCCTATGATCGCAGACACGGCTTTCGCGGCGCCGTCGATCAGCTCGATACAGAAACCCTTTCCAGCGGAAATCTTTCCAGCATTATGCTGAACTATCCGAGAATCGAATCCCTGATGCCCGCAGTTGTAACGTCCGTCACCGATGACAAAAACGAAGCCCTTGCCCACGTACGCAGATTCGGCCCCGCCGTCATCCCTTTCGAATCCATGCAATGGGCCTCACGCTACAAGACAGAAAACTGGACCGGCCCCAAGCCGAAAAAGCCCTCTGACGTAGTGAGCGTGGGCGACGTTGTATATGTCCGCGTAGACGAGCTACCACAAGCTCCCTCCGCAGCAACAGAGTCTGCAACTGCCCCAAATGAGACTGGCGAGCCAGGGAATGATTCAACGCCCGGAATTGGCCAGCCGACCAGGGTTTCACTCATGCAAACACCCAAAGCCGAAGGCGCACTTATTTCTCTTGAAGCAAAAACCGGTGCAATAAAAGCACTCGCCGGCGGTTACAGCTTCCGCCAAAGCAAGTACAACCGCGCCATGCAAGCAAGAAGGCAGCCGGGATCAACCTTTAAACCCTTCCTGTATCTGGCAGCCCTGGAAAGCGGAATGACGCCAGCAACCATCTACAACGACGCCCCCATAGTGTTTGACGACTCTCAACTCGAAAGCTCATGGCGTCCAGAAAATTCCTCCGGACAATTCTATGGACCAACCCCGCTTCGCGAAGCGCTATACCGCTCACGAAACCTGGTGTCCATTCGCCTGCTGAGAGATATCGGCATTTCCCAGACACTGGACTACCTCAAGCAGCTCAAAGTCCCCACGGAGAATATGCCCAGAGACCTGTCCCTGTCTCTGGGTAGCGGCCAGCTATCTCCCATGGAGCTGGCCCGGGGCCTCGCCGTCATAGCCAACGGAGGCTACGATGTTGAGCCGTTCCTGATCCAGAACATTTCAGACGTCAACGGGGAGACGATATTCCAGGCTCCGGAGGTCATCCTCTGCAACCGGAACTGCAATACCAGCGACGAAGAGACGACAAACCCTGACGACGAAAACAGGACATCTCCGGCAGTCACTACAGAAACAACTCCGGAAACCCGAGTCATGCGACGACTCGCAGATGAGCGCTCTGTATATATTCTGCACTCAATGCTCCAGGACGTTGTCAGGCGCGGAACCGGGCGTCGCGCCCTGGCGCTGGGTCGGGATGATATCGCAGGCAAAACAGGCACAACCAACGAACAAAGAGACACCTGGTTCGTCGGCTTCAATCACAACCTTGCCACCACTGTATGGGTAGGCTTCGACCAACCCGCACCCTTGGGGCGCAGAGAGTTCGGCGCGAGCACCGCCCTCCCCATCTGGGTCGATTATATGAAAGTAGCCCTGGAAGGAGCACCTTCAGCCTTTATGCCCAGACCGAACGGCATCGTCAACATCCGCATCAACCCCGAAACCGGGAAGCGTGCACGGCCTGGCGAGCAAGGTGTTTTCGAGATCTTCAAAGAGGAGGATGCGCCCGCACCTCTGGCTGCAGACGACACGAACCCGGATGGCACACACGGAAACGGGGATGACCTTTCGCGCCAGATTTTCTGA
- a CDS encoding pilus assembly protein PilM, translating into MFGLFGKKSSAVLGVDVSSSSVKLLELSKQGDRYKVESYAVEPLPANAVVEKNITDVEAVGEVLKRVASKSRTSVKQVAVAVSGSAVITKVIQMDGGLNEFEMEDQIALEADQYIPYPLDEVAIDFEVQGPSETNPDQVDVLLAACRKENVDIREDALEIASLNTKVVDVEAYALERAYALIESQLDSQGEDLVVAVVDIGATMTTLSVLAEGKTVYTREQIFGGKQLTEEIQRRYGLSVEEAGLAKKQGGLPDDYESEVLTPFREAVVQQVARALQFFFGASQYNAVDYVVLAGGTASIQGLTEMVEEKTGTPTLVANPFAEMAVGSRVNASALSNDAPSLMIACGLAMRSFD; encoded by the coding sequence GTGTTCGGATTGTTCGGAAAGAAATCCAGTGCAGTGTTGGGCGTCGATGTGAGCTCCAGCTCCGTCAAGCTCCTTGAGCTGTCGAAGCAGGGCGATCGTTATAAGGTCGAGAGCTACGCAGTTGAGCCGTTGCCGGCCAATGCTGTCGTTGAAAAAAACATCACGGATGTAGAGGCTGTTGGTGAGGTCCTCAAGCGAGTGGCTTCTAAATCCCGTACCAGCGTTAAGCAGGTGGCAGTGGCAGTGTCCGGGTCAGCGGTCATTACCAAGGTCATCCAGATGGATGGAGGGCTCAACGAGTTTGAAATGGAAGATCAGATTGCCCTTGAGGCTGATCAGTATATTCCATATCCGCTTGACGAGGTGGCCATCGATTTTGAGGTGCAGGGGCCATCGGAAACCAATCCGGATCAGGTAGACGTTCTCCTTGCGGCGTGCCGTAAAGAGAATGTTGATATCCGTGAGGATGCGCTGGAAATTGCATCACTTAATACAAAGGTTGTCGATGTTGAAGCCTACGCCCTGGAGCGAGCCTACGCTTTGATTGAATCTCAGCTGGATTCGCAGGGTGAAGATCTTGTGGTGGCTGTTGTCGATATTGGCGCCACTATGACGACGCTCAGTGTGCTGGCGGAAGGCAAAACGGTTTACACCCGGGAGCAGATCTTCGGCGGCAAACAGCTTACCGAAGAGATTCAGCGCCGGTATGGTTTGTCTGTTGAAGAGGCAGGGCTTGCCAAAAAGCAGGGTGGTCTGCCAGATGATTATGAGTCCGAAGTACTTACACCCTTCCGGGAAGCGGTTGTTCAGCAGGTTGCACGTGCGCTTCAGTTCTTTTTCGGAGCCAGTCAGTACAACGCAGTTGACTACGTTGTTCTCGCTGGAGGTACTGCTTCGATTCAGGGGCTGACGGAAATGGTGGAAGAGAAGACAGGAACGCCGACACTTGTCGCGAATCCCTTCGCTGAAATGGCGGTTGGTTCTCGGGTTAACGCATCTGCTCTCAGTAACGATGCGCCCTCGCTGATGATTGCCTGCGGGCTGGCAATGAGGAGCTTCGACTGA
- a CDS encoding PilN domain-containing protein, which produces MARINLRPWREELRAEKQKQFVVMIFGAAIIAGGLTFLWKTDLDNSIAYQQSRNAYIESASKKLDEQIREIESLKRKRDELLARMKVIQDLQGKRPVIVRAFDELVRTLPDGLFYTDLTKEGDQVSIVGMSESNSRVSTLMRQFEESDWFTSPNLSNVSSADSQRSGYSQFTMTVKQKTPEPEGEDK; this is translated from the coding sequence ATGGCAAGAATTAACCTCAGGCCCTGGCGCGAAGAGCTCCGGGCAGAGAAGCAGAAACAGTTTGTTGTTATGATTTTTGGTGCTGCCATTATTGCGGGGGGGCTCACATTTCTTTGGAAGACAGACCTCGATAATAGCATCGCGTATCAGCAATCCCGGAACGCCTATATTGAATCGGCCAGCAAAAAACTGGACGAGCAGATTCGTGAAATTGAGAGTCTGAAACGTAAGCGTGATGAACTCCTGGCCCGGATGAAGGTTATCCAGGATCTTCAGGGCAAGCGCCCGGTTATTGTTCGGGCCTTTGATGAGCTGGTCCGCACCTTGCCAGATGGTCTGTTTTATACAGATCTGACGAAGGAAGGTGATCAGGTAAGTATTGTCGGTATGTCGGAGTCGAATAGTCGCGTCTCCACACTCATGCGGCAGTTTGAAGAGTCTGACTGGTTTACCAGTCCTAATCTCTCCAATGTATCGTCGGCAGATAGTCAGCGATCAGGGTACAGCCAGTTCACTATGACGGTTAAACAAAAAACACCTGAGCCCGAAGGGGAGGATAAATAA